The Paenibacillus pabuli DNA segment AGCGTATGCTTCTTCATTCCGCTCCTGTAAACGAAGAGCCAGACCAAGCTGATAATAAGCTTCGCTGTCGTACGGATTCGGATTACACCAAGTCAACGATTTAATGGCCGTCCGGAAATGTTTTTCCGCCCGTTCAAACCAGCCCTTACGAAGCAGCGTCATGCCATATGCGATATTAAGACGAATGTCGGAGGCATCCCTTCTTAAACCTTCTTCATAATAATGCTCAGGCTCAAAGGTGGCATGCCGATATTGTTCCAGGTGCAATCCTGCCAGATATAACTGTTCTGTACTCTTTATCTCCTCCGGTAGAGGAAGCGGTTTGGATGGTTCAGGCACCAGTTCTATGGATGGCTTCGCCGGACGGTAAGAAACAAGTTCATGCCCGCACGCATCATGGACGGTTACGATCAGATCATGTGCCTGGTCTTCGGGATCTAAGGCTACAACCGATTGATAGGTCTGTTCCGGTGAGGTCGTAACCGTATCTTTCAAATACGTTTTCTTCCGGCCCTTCAACTCAATCCTTGCCTTCTCGAACACCGATGTGGCATAGACCATCACCGTCACGGTAGAACTTGTCTTATCTACTTCCAGGTTCACCGCTGCATCAATCGATGCATTTTTCACGACACCGATATTTTTGTACGGCATGAAATATTGCTTGAACGATTTTTCCTCGTAAGGTTGAAGCCATGTGAAATCTGGCTGGTTGTCCGTAAACACACCTGTCATCAGCTCGATATAGGGTCCGTCCTCATCGGTTAAACTGCGATCCCACGCCTGGCCGAACTCACCGTTACCCCAGGTCCATTGTTTCTTACCTGGGGACACATGATGGTTTGCTACGTGAAGCAGTCCTGCTTGGACGCCATGGTCGTATCCGCCAACAAAATTATAATCCGACTTGTAGGCCATATACGATGTAGGTACAGGGATGTTTTTATAACGTGAAATGTCCACGCCTTCCGAGTAATCCATTTTATAATAGGTTCCTGTTGCAATGGGGAATCTGGACACATCACGCTTGCCATGGTCGAATACGGCCGTAACGTCCGGAGGAAATACCGTCTGGGTATGGTCATTAACCGCAACAGCAGGATTGGCCCACCACAGGAACGTTTGCGGCTCTGAAGTCCGGTTAAACATCTGTGCCGTAATTTCGAGGTAGGCTTTGCCCGGAAACAGTGTGAAGCCTGTTGTAACCTTCGTTCCATACATACGGTCGATCTCACTCACCCATACGGTAGCGCTTCCGTCTTCATTTTCAGTCATGGTATGTTCTACGGGTCCAAACGTATTTGGACGATGATGCTGCGGCCAATTGAATTCAATTCCACCCGATATCCAGGGCCCGGCTAGCCCTACGAGGGCAGGTTTAATGACGCGATTGTAATAAACGAAATCATAATGGTTCGTTTTGTCTAACGCCCGATAGATGCGACCACCGATCTCAGGCAAAATTTCAATACGCACATATTCATTTTCGAGAATAGCCATTCGATACAATTTCACTTCTTTATCATCCATGATTTTATCAATGACCGGAAGGGGGTAGACGCGTCCAGAGGACCCTTGGTAGACCCTTTTTTCCAGAAACATTGGATTTTTGTCTGGTTCTCCTGTGCCATAGGTAGGGATCTCAGTCTGTTCCTCCCATACGTGAACTCCCTTGGATACAGGTACAGACGGCTCTCTTGTGCTCATAACGCTTCCTCCTTTTGTGAACTGTCAATGTATCCATAGTAAGAAAAATGAACGGCGGAGTACCATTCAATATCCTCTGTTTTTCATGGACTATATGGGGACACTCCAACAATCACGCATGAAGGTTATTTTTTCGTTTCCGAAATGCTGACGGTGTCTCGGCAAACGCTTCGCGGAACTTTCTTGTAAAATGAATGCCGCACTCAAATCCGACATCCGTGGCAATCTCCGCGATTTGCCGGTTCGTGCCAGCCAGAAGCTGTGCTGCCTTCTCCAACCTGAACTTGTAAACGGTGTTCAGAATCGTATCGCCTACCTGCTCCTTAAATAAATGAGAGAGGCGTGAGGTGGATAAACAGCAGCGATTAGCGAGTTCAGGTATGCTTATCTTCTGCGCAGGATGCAACTGCAAATACCACATGATCTCCGCTATTCGGGGATCCATTGCTGCTGGAACATCCGGAGGATATGTCTGTTGAATGTGAATCAACGTCTCCTCCAGGGCAAGCTCAGATAATCGGCGATGCTGTTCGGAGCTCCCTTCCGAAAACCCATGACGCACCAATCTTCGAAGAGCATTCTGCATATCCTGCTGTGTCTCCTTCGAAACAATTCGCTGGTATACGAAACGATCGGAGGTTTCAGGAAGCTTCAAGTATGTACTCCAGTTGGGATCGGGAATGAAATGGACCCATATAAATTCCCAATGTTCCCGCTTCGTTCGATAATGATGCGGCAGCCCTGGCATGAGGATCGCCACATCCCCAGCTGTGCAGGTGATCGAATTCTTGCCAAGCTGTATTTCTCCTTCTCCAGAAAGCGTATACATTAATAACCAATCGATGCTCCCCGTTGGCCGGTGAATCTCATATCCCTTCAACTCCTTATAATGTCCTGCGATCAATATTCCAAAGGGCCGGTGTCCAAGTATAGCATAATCCACATGTTTTTCAGCCATTATCACACTACCTCGCTATGATCTATTCCGTATAAAATGTAGCTGTATCGATATTTCTTATATTTTCTAAAACAGTAGAATTCGTCGTATAAAACATATCACAAGGAGGTTGTCCCAGCAATGAGCCAGGTTTCGAAATTATCATTATTGGATGCAGATAATAAGGAAATCCATTCAGGAAAATTGGGAATGAATGGTGGAGCAAACCCCAAAGGAGATAGCTTTGGATTTACCAGTTATTATATGACTCGTAATGGCGAGCCCTTCATTCCTGTCGTGGGAGAATTTCACTTCTCCAGGTTTTCATACTTGCACTGGGAAGAAGAACTGCTGAAAATGAAAGCCGGCGGCATTCACATCGCTGCAACATATGTATTTTGGAATTTTCATGAGGAAGAAGAAGGAGTTTTTGAATGGAGTGGTAATCGGAACCTGCGCCATTTCATCGATCTTTGCGCCAAACTGGATCTGCCCCTCATTCTTCGCATCGGTCCGTTCTGCCACGGCGAAGTTCGTAATGGAGGAATTCCGGATTGGGTAGTATCCAAGCCTATTGAGATCCGTTCCAATGATCCCGAATATCTGAAGCTTACACGCAGGATGTATCGGGAAATCGCCAGTCAGATGAAAGGCAGCCTGTATCAGGACGGAGGACCTGTTATAGCTGTGCAATTGGAAAATGAATTCATGCACGCCGGGGCGCCGAATGATGCATGGGGTTACAAAACAGGGAAATTTCTGTCCTCTGGAACCGGAGGTACAACTCACCTTGCCGAGCTGCGCCGTATTGCGGAGGATGTAGGGATTCGTCCTCTGTTCTTCACGGCTACCGCTTGGGGCGGCGCTGCCGTTCCCGAGGAAGGCTTTTTGCCCATGCTTGCAGGTTATGCCTATACTTCCTGGTTGCCTGACCAGCCTCCAAGCAAGGAATTTATATATCGCGATCTTCATGTTACTCCTGCGGAACCCGTTCAGTATGACACGCGCGAATATCCCGTTGCCTATTGCGAAATGGCCGGTGGCATGCAGGTCAGTTATAACGTGAGGCCGTACGTTCCCGAGAACAGCATCGAGGCCATGACCCTTGTCAAGCTAGCCAGCGGCAGCAATCTGCTCGGTTATTATATGTATCATGGCGGCTCCAATCCCGTTGGCAAGAAGAGTTATCTGAATGAGCAATTCCTGCCGAAGATTACGTATGACTACCAGTCTCCCTTGGGTGAATTCGGCAGAGTCGGTGCATCCTATGACCGCATCCGCGCCATCTCTCTGTTTCTCGAGTCTTTCGGATCTGTCCTTGCTCCGATGAAAACGGTCCTGCCTGAGGGACAATCTACCATAGATCCGACAGATACAGAGACATTACGCTGGTGTGTCAGACATGAGGACGGCTCTGGTTTTGTTTTCTTGAATAATTTTCAGGACCAGGTGGACATGCCCCGCCGCAGTATACGAATCGAATTGGAAACATCCAAGGGTCACGTTGCCTTCCCTGCCGAAGGTGAACTTGAGCTGCCTGAAGGAATCGGGTTGATGCTGCCGTTCCATCTGGATCTTCATGGCGTGTCACTACTTAGTGCAACGTCTCCGCTGCTCACAGTGGTCGAGACTTCTGCAGAAAAAACGGTTTTCTTCTATGCGCATGAAGGGATGAAACCGGAATTCGTCGTTTCCAAAACAAATCTAAAGGATGTGCAGTGTAACGAAAGTGTATTAATGGATCAAGGATCTTACTATGTGATTCAACCGAACGTGGACCAACACCATTCAGTCAACTTCCTAACCACTGACGGGAGCAGCGTACGCTTTGTGGTGCTTTCCAGAGAAGAAGCGCAGAAAGCATATACCTTTGAACTGTGGGGACAACAAACGCTGGTCATTAGCGATTGTCCCGTTACGGTCAGCAATCACCAGCTTATCTGCACATCAACAGGAGCTTCCCGGTTTGCTGTTTCGCTGTATCCCAAGCCCGAGCACCATTTACAAACCCATCGTGCCACGGTTCACTCTCAAAAAGATGGAGCAGCTCTCTTCACTACCTATACCATAGATCTGCCTGAATATACGCCAGACGTGTTGATTAAGAAACCCACAGAGAAATCGGCTCTGCTGCAATTTGCCGGAGAGTGGCCCTCTCATGTTCACGATGTATGGCTTGAGGTGGATTATGAAGGTGATGTGGCTGAAGCGTTCCTGAATGGACGGCTCATAACGGATCACATTTCTTACGGAAAGACCTGGTCCATTGGCCTCAAGGAATTCTACACTCAGCTTGAATCCTCTGAATTGCACTTGTCCATAACCCCGCAGCGCAGAGGAACGGTTCATACCTTTGTCAATCAGGCACAAATCGAGCGCTTCGAGGGAATAGAGCTCGCCGAGTTTCGTCGCATTGAACCCATTCCGGAATATCGGGTCGCGCTGTATCCAGTGAAAGCGGCCGCAGCGGTTGGACAATTATCCGTTTCATCTTCCATTTAAAATGTTATTAAGCCCTGAATTCGTTCAGATCGAACCAATTCAGGGCTTTTTTTTCATACTTTTATTGAAAATGCTTTGCTTCGTGATATCCTTGAGTAGAAAATATAGGTAACATACTTATCTAGTACATATTTCATTTAGAAGAAGCATGAGAAGCGAGGAGATTCTTTTGAGTCAACCGATTTGTTTTGGAATTATAGGATTCGGCTGGAGAGCAGAAGCTTATCTTCGGATCGCGAAGCAGCTCCCCCATGTGTTCAAAATCAGCGGCATAGTCGTTCGCAATCCGGCCAAATATCAGGAAGCTGCCGAACGTTGGGGCTTGACCCTTTACGAGACTCCTCATGAAATGGCCCGCCACTGTGATTTTCTGTTGGTTGCTGTTTCCAAAGCATCCGTCCCTGCCGTCCTTGAAGAACTTGTTTCACTACAAGTGCCTCTCTTGGTTGAAACACCACCGGCATTCGATGAAGAAAGCCTTGGAATCATGTCCACTTTTGCCGAGAAAAACGGCCAGATTCAGGTTGCAGAACAGTATCCGCTGCAGCCGCATCATATCGCTCGAACGTCCCTCATACAGTCAGGGAATTTGGGTCAGGTTCATCATGTGCAAGCATCAATAGCACACGGTTATCACGGGATCAGTCTGATTCGTAACTGGCTGTCGCTCACGGAAATCAGCTGTGAAATCGTTGCCCGTCGCTTCGAACTTCCGATTCTGGAAGTACCTTACCGTGGTCGACAAGTCCAGGATCGAATCGAAAATGAAGTGCAAGATATCGCCATGCTGTCGTTCCGTAACGGAAAGAGCGCTGTGCTCGATTTCACCCGCTCTCAATACTTTTCGCCGCTCCGTCAAAACCGGGTTCTGATTCGCGGTTCCCATGGGGAGATCCGGGATAACGAGGTCACCATCAGCTTGGGTACCGATGTGTACGATACATACGCCATCCAACGAATTCAAAGCGGCATGGAAGGAAGTCTGGGACCGCTGTCCCTCCGTGAGCTTCGCGCAGGCCAAGAGTGCATGTACCGTAACCCCTTCCCTTCTGCCCCGTTTTCTGATGAAGAGCTGGCCATGGTTGAAATATTGACGCGAATGTCTACCTTTGTGAGAGAGAATAGTCCTTTTTATCCCCTGACTGAAGCTCTTAAGGATGTGCGTTTGTCTCTGGCCATAGAGAAATCTATCACAACTCAAGCATCGGTAAGGATCTAATTTTAACTATGAAATATGAACTAATCGTTTAACGAAATCGCTCTTTGAAAGGTGTTCTTCAATGTTTGCAATCGTAAACTCAGGTTCTTTACTCCTTTTATTTGGGGGGTGGTATGTCATATTCCTTATGTCCAAACATTCCAAAGACTCCAGCCGTTCATCGGCTCGCGTTATGAGAATTATCTTGGCCGTATCCATCATCATTCTATTGGTTCAAGATTACATATTCAAAACAATACCGTCTAATACAATACTAGTATTC contains these protein-coding regions:
- a CDS encoding tetratricopeptide repeat protein, with amino-acid sequence MSTREPSVPVSKGVHVWEEQTEIPTYGTGEPDKNPMFLEKRVYQGSSGRVYPLPVIDKIMDDKEVKLYRMAILENEYVRIEILPEIGGRIYRALDKTNHYDFVYYNRVIKPALVGLAGPWISGGIEFNWPQHHRPNTFGPVEHTMTENEDGSATVWVSEIDRMYGTKVTTGFTLFPGKAYLEITAQMFNRTSEPQTFLWWANPAVAVNDHTQTVFPPDVTAVFDHGKRDVSRFPIATGTYYKMDYSEGVDISRYKNIPVPTSYMAYKSDYNFVGGYDHGVQAGLLHVANHHVSPGKKQWTWGNGEFGQAWDRSLTDEDGPYIELMTGVFTDNQPDFTWLQPYEEKSFKQYFMPYKNIGVVKNASIDAAVNLEVDKTSSTVTVMVYATSVFEKARIELKGRKKTYLKDTVTTSPEQTYQSVVALDPEDQAHDLIVTVHDACGHELVSYRPAKPSIELVPEPSKPLPLPEEIKSTEQLYLAGLHLEQYRHATFEPEHYYEEGLRRDASDIRLNIAYGMTLLRKGWFERAEKHFRTAIKSLTWCNPNPYDSEAYYQLGLALRLQERNEEAYAAFYKSVWSAAFQDSGYYALSQIACERGHYAEALELAERSLVRNSRNYKSRLVKTAVLRKLGRYSEAALFAEETLKLDIADFGAACEKAKVLERLGRHEEADDTRIKLGKIMRNDVHNYMNLASDYAGNGMYEEAAEVLEQIRLIHGNHTYPMVHYMLAYMYDRMEPSEKADQERRLAQNASPDYCFPNSLFELHVLQHAIAMHPLDSKAHYYLGNLYYDKKRAADAIHHWEQSEEIDNHFATVHRNLALAYYNKRNDATAACESLEKAFECNEADARVFYELDQLYKKVGVTAQERMAKLQQHMQLVHHRDDLYLEYVTLLNILGQHEEALTALLERRFHPWEGGEGKVTGQYVLALVELGKQASQQGQFEEAVTFLKRAFQYPENLGEGKLEGAQENNVHYELGYTYSRLGRQEEAVYHWTIASQGLEEPASAMYYNDQPPEMIFYQGLAWMKLGNPKEARRRFNKLIDYAERHLFDDVKIDYFAVSLPDFLVFEDDLNKRNQVHCLFMHGLGLLGLGKAAEAKKRFEETLQWEPYHLGARIHLPMCSLVKQNQTIYNG
- a CDS encoding Gfo/Idh/MocA family protein, translated to MSQPICFGIIGFGWRAEAYLRIAKQLPHVFKISGIVVRNPAKYQEAAERWGLTLYETPHEMARHCDFLLVAVSKASVPAVLEELVSLQVPLLVETPPAFDEESLGIMSTFAEKNGQIQVAEQYPLQPHHIARTSLIQSGNLGQVHHVQASIAHGYHGISLIRNWLSLTEISCEIVARRFELPILEVPYRGRQVQDRIENEVQDIAMLSFRNGKSAVLDFTRSQYFSPLRQNRVLIRGSHGEIRDNEVTISLGTDVYDTYAIQRIQSGMEGSLGPLSLRELRAGQECMYRNPFPSAPFSDEELAMVEILTRMSTFVRENSPFYPLTEALKDVRLSLAIEKSITTQASVRI
- a CDS encoding helix-turn-helix domain-containing protein — its product is MAEKHVDYAILGHRPFGILIAGHYKELKGYEIHRPTGSIDWLLMYTLSGEGEIQLGKNSITCTAGDVAILMPGLPHHYRTKREHWEFIWVHFIPDPNWSTYLKLPETSDRFVYQRIVSKETQQDMQNALRRLVRHGFSEGSSEQHRRLSELALEETLIHIQQTYPPDVPAAMDPRIAEIMWYLQLHPAQKISIPELANRCCLSTSRLSHLFKEQVGDTILNTVYKFRLEKAAQLLAGTNRQIAEIATDVGFECGIHFTRKFREAFAETPSAFRKRKNNLHA
- a CDS encoding beta-galactosidase, translating into MSQVSKLSLLDADNKEIHSGKLGMNGGANPKGDSFGFTSYYMTRNGEPFIPVVGEFHFSRFSYLHWEEELLKMKAGGIHIAATYVFWNFHEEEEGVFEWSGNRNLRHFIDLCAKLDLPLILRIGPFCHGEVRNGGIPDWVVSKPIEIRSNDPEYLKLTRRMYREIASQMKGSLYQDGGPVIAVQLENEFMHAGAPNDAWGYKTGKFLSSGTGGTTHLAELRRIAEDVGIRPLFFTATAWGGAAVPEEGFLPMLAGYAYTSWLPDQPPSKEFIYRDLHVTPAEPVQYDTREYPVAYCEMAGGMQVSYNVRPYVPENSIEAMTLVKLASGSNLLGYYMYHGGSNPVGKKSYLNEQFLPKITYDYQSPLGEFGRVGASYDRIRAISLFLESFGSVLAPMKTVLPEGQSTIDPTDTETLRWCVRHEDGSGFVFLNNFQDQVDMPRRSIRIELETSKGHVAFPAEGELELPEGIGLMLPFHLDLHGVSLLSATSPLLTVVETSAEKTVFFYAHEGMKPEFVVSKTNLKDVQCNESVLMDQGSYYVIQPNVDQHHSVNFLTTDGSSVRFVVLSREEAQKAYTFELWGQQTLVISDCPVTVSNHQLICTSTGASRFAVSLYPKPEHHLQTHRATVHSQKDGAALFTTYTIDLPEYTPDVLIKKPTEKSALLQFAGEWPSHVHDVWLEVDYEGDVAEAFLNGRLITDHISYGKTWSIGLKEFYTQLESSELHLSITPQRRGTVHTFVNQAQIERFEGIELAEFRRIEPIPEYRVALYPVKAAAAVGQLSVSSSI